From Caretta caretta isolate rCarCar2 chromosome 9, rCarCar1.hap1, whole genome shotgun sequence, one genomic window encodes:
- the LOC125642987 gene encoding regulator of cell cycle RGCC has translation MASPTENMNNAVLPDDLHDLLREFDEVIEDFDKGEVCQYEQHLEELKRRTLPSVYDSGIDELESTSTSPGSSLNSSEEDLNTSASTANSKAKLGDTQELEEFIADLDKVLEEM, from the exons TGCTGCCAGACGACCTCCATGACCTCCTGAGGGAGTTTGACGAGGTGATCGAAGACTTTGACAAGGGTGAAGTTTGTCAGTATGAGCAGCATCTGGAGGAGCTGAAGAGAAGGACCCTCCCCAGTGTCTATGACAGTGGCATCGATGAGCTAGAAA GTACCAGCACGTCTCCTGGGAGCAGTTTAAACTCCAGTGAAGAAGATCTCAACACGTCGGCCAGCACTGCTAACTCCAAAG CTAAACTCGGGGACACACAGGAGCTGGAGGAGTTCATTGCGGATCTGGATAAAGTGCTAGAGG AGATGTGA